The bacterium genomic sequence TGGAAGAAATTACTGAAAAACAATCAGCTTCCTGAAATATCTGTTTTACTGACTGCTGTTAAAAAACAAACAGCGTGGCGTCAAAATGCAAACGGCGAATTTAGACCAGAATGGAAATACCCGGCTACATGGTTAAATAAAGGCTGTTGGGAAGACGAATTTGAATTAAAGCTAAATAATTTTGAACCTGCTAATTATCAACCACCGATAGAGGATATTCTTGAATAACATCCCACCACAAAATATAGAATTAGAACAAAGCATATTATCATCATGTTTAATAAATACTGAATCCCTTGATGATATTGCTGATATATTAATCCCTAACGATTTTTACAAGACATCGCACCAGAAAATATATTCAGCTATGCTCGAACTAAAAAGAAAATCTGAGCCGGTTGATATTGTAATGCTTGTAGATAAATTAAAAATATTAAAACAATTAGAACTTATTGGCGGGGCAAGCTATTTAGCTGTACTTATAGATACACCGGTTGCGATTAATATAGAATACACAGTTAAAAAAATAAAACAATATGCTGTATTACGTAACACAATAGATATTTGTTATAAGACCATTCAATCATGTCAAGAAGCAAGCGGGGACACAGATGAGATTGTTGATAAATTCCAAACGGATATATTGAGAATAGACACTGGAATATCCGGTGACAACTATATAGATATGAAACAACTTGCTGTAGAGGGTGAAGATAGACATGAAATAATATATAATAATCAAACTAATGTTTCGGGGGTAGCTTCCGGTTTTATTGATATTGACAAAGTAACATGCGGATTTCAACCAGGGGACTTAATAATAATTGCAGCAAGGCCAAGTATGGGTAAAAGTAGTCTTATGCGGAACATGGCTGTAAATATGGCAAAAAAAGAAATACCTAACGCAATAATATCATTAGAGATGTCTAAGGAACAGCTTTATGATTCTTTGTCGGCGAGCGAAAGCGGAGTCAGTTTAATGAAGTTTAGAAATGGCTGGTTTTCTATGGATGATTGGCGCTTAAAAACAGAAGCTGCAAGCAGATTGTATGAATTAAAGATGTTTGTTGCCG encodes the following:
- the dnaB gene encoding replicative DNA helicase, giving the protein MNNIPPQNIELEQSILSSCLINTESLDDIADILIPNDFYKTSHQKIYSAMLELKRKSEPVDIVMLVDKLKILKQLELIGGASYLAVLIDTPVAINIEYTVKKIKQYAVLRNTIDICYKTIQSCQEASGDTDEIVDKFQTDILRIDTGISGDNYIDMKQLAVEGEDRHEIIYNNQTNVSGVASGFIDIDKVTCGFQPGDLIIIAARPSMGKSSLMRNMAVNMAKKEIPNAIISLEMSKEQLYDSLSASESGVSLMKFRNGWFSMDDWRLKTEAASRLYELKMFVADKDCFKTLDICRIARRLKKKEDIKIVFIDYLQLIEGDTKKGKNYEVGEITRRFKQLAKELEITVVLLSQLNRDCEKRPDKRPVLSDLRDSGSIEQDADVVMFPYRREQYIMNKYHDDGTMTPDMIKWHGKAELNIAKQRMGPTRRINLIWLDKTVQFKDAVKDLK